Proteins encoded in a region of the Anopheles ziemanni chromosome 2, idAnoZiCoDA_A2_x.2, whole genome shotgun sequence genome:
- the LOC131287804 gene encoding putative inorganic phosphate cotransporter, producing MPFCCGCCDDSTTRYEYRPIGQPQQPSGFGARHLQTVLLFFGLTMAYALRVNMSVAIVAMVDRHAANEDFEEFKWDERTKSAILSSFFWGYVVTQIPAGQMAQRFGPKILLMFSIGICALLAILTPLCAHVGGAKAVMGLRILQGLSQGFVFPSTHHMLSRWAPASERGRLGTLSYAGAQFGTVVMLAISGVLASSTMGWPSIFYISGAVGILWAVVWFFYGSNSPAEYRGISPEEREFIESSFGQQDHSQKIITPWIAICTSAPMIALTISHMAHNWGFWTLLTEMPTYMKEVLEKDIKNNALLSSLPYLVMWLLSFVFSPLSDFLINRQYLSRVVSRKLFNTIGLWVPMVALLGLAFVPKGGSDLAIVLLTLAVGINSATYLGFQVNHLDLAPNHAGTMMGITNCAANIMSIIAPLIVGEVITDPTDPIQWRNVFYIAAAIYFFGNLTFLIFGKADVQRWNETVTSETNVPSNVQNNQMTNNTDHSD from the exons ATGCCCTTCTGTTGCGGTTGCTGTGACGATTCGACGACCCGATATGAATATCGCCCTATCGGCCAACCACAGCAAC CGAGTGGTTTTGGTGCGCGGCATCTTCAAACGGTGCTGCTTTTCTTTGGCCTTACGATGGCGTACGCCCTGCGGGTCAACATGTCGGTAGCGATCGTCGCCATGGTCGATCGTCATGCTGCCAACGAGGACTTCGAGGAGTTCAAATGGGACGAGCGGACTAAGTCGGCAATCCTGAGCAGTTTCTTCTGGGGCTACGTTGTGACCCAGATACCGGCCGGCCAAATGGCGCAACGTTTTGGCCCGAAGATCCTGCTGATGTTTTCTATTGGTATCTGTGCGTTGCTTGCCATCTTAACTCCACTGTGTGCTCACGTCGGTGGCGCAAAg GCCGTTATGGGACTTCGGATATTGCAGGGTCTCAGTCAAGGGTTCGTTTTCCCCTCGACGCACCATATGCTTTCCCGCTGGGCGCCGGCTTCGGAGCGTGGCCGACTGGGAACGCTCAGCTACGCCGGTGCACAGTTCGGTACGGTCGTAATGCTCGCCATCAGTGGCGTCCTGGCATCGTCCACCATGGGATGGCCGAGCATATTCTACATTTCCGGTGCCGTCGGTATCCTCTGGGCGGTTGTATGGTTTTTCTACGGTAGCAACTCGCCGGCCGAGTATCGTGGTATCTCGCCCGAAGAACGTGAATTCATCGAGAGCTCGTTCGGTCAGCAGGACCACAGCCAAAAAATCATCACACCCTGGATTGCCATCTGTACGTCTGCTCCGATGATTGCCCTGACCATCTCGCACATGGCACACAACTGGGGCTTCTGGACGCTGCTCACCGAGATGCCTACGTACATGAAAGAGGTGCTCGAGAAGGACATCAAAAATAACGCCCTGCTCTCCTCGCTCCCGTACCTGGTGATGTGGCTGCTGAGCTTCGTGTTCAGTCCACTGTCGGACTTCCTGATCAACCGGCAGTACCTTTCACGCGTCGTCAGCCGGAAGCTGTTCAACACGATCGGCCTCTGGGTGCCGATGGTGGCCCTGCTGGGACTTGCCTTTGTGCCGAAGGGTGGATCGGATTTGGCGATCGTGCTGCTGACGCTGGCGGTCGGCATCAACTCGGCCACCTATTTGGGCTTCCAGGTTAACCATCTCGATCTCGCACCGAACCACGCGGGCACCATGATGGGCATCACGAACTGTGCGGCCAACATTATGTCCATCATTGCACCGCTCATTGTGGGCGAAGTGATAACGGATCCG aCTGACCCGATTCAGTGGCGCAACGTGTTCTACATTGCGGCCGCGATTTACTTCTTCGGTAATCTGACATTCCTCATCTTCGGTAAGGCCGACGTTCAACGATGGAACGAGACAGTCACATCGGAAACCAACG TCCCCTCAAATGTGCAGAACAACCAAATGACCAACAACACCGACCATAGTGATTAA